The genomic window AAATCAATGACGAATGCTATGCAAGTCAAAGTCAAATTCATTTAAGAGGGGTGGACATGAACCAAAACAACGCAACAAACAAAATCGCAACGCAAGTAGGTGAACGCGAGATTGTGATCACCCGCGTATTTGATGCTCCACGCGATCTTGTGTTTGATGCCTGGACGAAAGAGGAGCACCTGTCGAAGTGGTGGGGACCTCGAGGTTTTACGACGACTTTTCAGAAGTTTGATATGAAACCGGGCGGTACATGGCAGTTTATCATGCACGGTCCTGATGGCGTTGATTATCCCAATACCAACGTCTTTGTCGCGGTCGTTAAACCCGAGCGAATCGTCATCAAACATGCTGTGTTTCCCCATTTTCTGGCGACAGCAATCTTTGAGGATCTGGATGGTATGACCAAACTCACTTATAGCACAGTTTTTGAAGAAAATGCCGCTGTATTCGATAAGGTGAAAACATATGCCGTCCCAGGTGCCGAACAGACCATGGATCGTCTTGAGGAGCATCTGGCAAGTATGTCTTAAAAGTAAGAGGCCAGCCTCGTATGGATGCCCCCGGTATCAGCTCGCTATAAAACGTCGATAAAACTTGACGTCTGGATGCTTCGGTAGTTGGTATCTTGTATCTGGGGTACCGCCAGGGTACCGCCAGCAAAACGCGGATTTACAACGTTAAGGATATTCCAGCATTAAAAATCCCAATCTCTCAGTGATATAAATGAGAAATTGGGATTTAATTATTCAACAAATGCGCCTAGTATTGGAAGTGTTAAAGAATATAAATTATCAAACCAACAAGTTAAAGATATTTCTAACTTAATAGCACTACATGGAACCGGCTGGGGGCTATTAGTAGCATTAGCAAAAAAATTCGCAAAAAGTCCTACATTAAATTCATCATAGAGGACAAATGACAATTCTTATGCGTCAGGCAGGTTTAGTTGTTCCAGGTCTTTATGGTCCATCAAAAGAGGAGTGAACTCAGATAGGCATGGAAGCAAATTAATTGAGGGTAACTAATAAAACAGGTATACAGTTCTTTTTTTGTTTAACTATTAGGTAGCATTCCTTTTAGAAAGAATAAGTAATTTTAACATTAATGGTAATGATCTTCAGCAATCGGGCGCTTATATCCTTTTTAATAGAATAAAAGGTTGAGTTAATCACCTAATTTTGAAATAATTGGTATTAAGCAATCGGCCATATAATGGAGTAAAAAATTAATCGTATTATATTGTTTATGTCGCTTTTATATACATATCCTACAAATCAGAACAGGATTTATCGGATTTCTGAATGATTATCTTGATATTATTCCATTATACCAGATAATATAAGTCAATACTTTTGTCTTAAAATAGTTTGAAAGGTCATGCTATTTTAAATGTAGGCAAGACAAAGAGGCTTGAGAAAACTCGAATGATTTTATAAAAAAACAACCATAATAAAAATAGGGATAAAAGGTGTGTAGCTAATGAACAAAGATAAGATCATTAGAACTTTTGATAAACAAGCAAAAATATATGAAAAGAGAAGAAGAAAACGGTCAGAAAGAAAATGGCGAGAAAAATTACTCTCATCTGCAAGAGGGAAAGTGCTGGAGGTAGCTGTTGGTGCGGGAGCAAACTTTCATTTTTATCCTCAAGGAGTAGAAGTGACAGCAATTGACTTCAGTGAGGGAATGTTAAAGAAAGCAAAAGAAGCTGCGATTGAAGAAGGTATAGAAGCCCAATTTATCCTTTCTGATGTTGAATCCCTTTCGTTTGAGGATAATTCATTTGATACGGTTATCTCTACATTATCGCTGTGTGGATATGAAGATCCTATGAAAATATTAAATTCATTTAATAAGTGGTGTAAACCTGACGGACAAATTCTTTTATTAGAACATGGAAAAAGCTCAAACTCTATGATTGGATACTTTCAAACGATGCTTAATCCACTTAATAGAAAGGTCGCAGGCTGCTATTTAAATCGTGATATGCTTCACATCGTTGAACACTCTAACATTCACATTGAGAGGATGGAACATTATCTGACTGGTGCGGTTCATTTAGTTTGGGCAAAACCGAATAAGCATATTTCAATACAATGATGTTATGGAAACATTGAACATAATGAAAAGAAATTAAGGCATTACACTGTAGTAATCATAACTGCTCAATAAAGAATAATTAGAGTTGTATTTGAACGAAAGGCTAGTAAGTTGTTATTCCATAAACAAGTGAAAGGATAATCCAACAGCTAGGTCTGGAACCGATAGGGAATTGATGTGTTTATTCAAGAATCGGGCGATTATCCAAAACAATGGATAGCGCCTTATTTAATGTAATAAAGTATAGAGTAAATCCTTTGATTTTGAGATGAATAATTTTCAAATAGGGGCAAAGGGAGCTAAGCTACGATATACCGCAAAGTAGCCTACAAAAAATGTATACATCTAAACCTCGCTGAATTCAACGAGGTTCTTCGTTAGCTGCTTTGGTTCACTTTTCGATATAAGGTCATTCGGGAAATTCCGGCTTTTTCAGTCGCTTCAGAGATCGTGGCTCCTTGATTAATTAGATATAGAGCATAATCAACCTTCTCTTGATCCACTTTAGGTCTTCCTAATGTTTTTCCTCGTCTTTTGGCTGCTACAATACCCTCTCTTGTTCTCTCAGCAATTAGATCTCGTTCAAACTGTGCAATTCCTGCAAATTAAAGTGAATAACATTTTTCCATGCGCGGACTTTGTATCGAGCCAAGCTTCGCATTTTTGTTAAGTAAGAAGCATGAGGCACCTGTTGGATTAAATTAAAGTTTGATCAAAGTTATTACGCTAACGGGTGAAGGTTATTTCAAGAAGGATGTATGCCACTTTTGTCGAAATTCAAACAATAGAGAAACAATTAAATGGTATTTAAGTGAAATAATCAATAGGTTACATAAGGGGTGTTCAAATGAAAGATTTCTATATAAATTTAGATAGGTACGCTGAATTGGCAGTTAAGGTTGGAGTTAACATCCAAAAAGGGCAGACGCTGGTTATTAAAACTACACTCAACTCAATTGAATTGGTTCGGTTAATTGTTAATAAAGCCTATGAGGCTGGAGCAGGAGACGTTGTAGTGGACTGGAGAGACGATATTGTTGATAGAATGCGTTTTGAGATGGCAAATGAAGAGGTATTTAAAACCTTATCATACTGGTATGCTAGAGAGAAAGAAGAACTAGCTGAAAAAGGAGCAGCTTTTATGCATATCGACTCTTCAAGCCCCGATTTTTTAAAGGGTATTCCAGTAGAAAGAGTTTCAAATTTTAATAAGGCTAAGGGAAAAGCAATGTATCCATATAGTCGATATGTACAGAAAGATAAGATTAGCTGGACGATGATAGCCAGTCCATCTGCTGATTGGGCTGCGAAAGTGTTCCCTGATGCTCCGAAAGAAAAACAGGTTGATTTATTATGGGATGCAATTTTTAGAGCAACTCGCTCAAATTTAGAGGATCCTGTTAAAGCATGGAAAGAACATGTTGAAAACCTACAAGAAAAAACTACTTATCTAAATAAAAAACGATATAAAATGTTGGTTTATGAAGCACCCGGTACTGAACTAACCGTGGAGCTTCCAAAAGGGCATGTCTGGATTGGAGCAAGGAACATAAACCCAGAAGGAATTGAGTTTATCTCAAATATCCCGGTTGAGGAAGTTTATACTGCTCCTCTTAAGACGGGTGTAAATGGATATGTCACCAGCACTAAGCCTCTTAGTTATGGTGGTAATATTATTGACGATTTCACTCTTACCTTTGAAAATGGAAGGATTATTAGTGTTGAGGCTAAAAAGGGGGAGGAGATTTTGAAAAACCTCATTGCAACTGATGAAGGATCTTCTTATCTCGGTGAAGTGGCCCTTGTTCCCTTTAACTCACCTATTTCTCAGTCAAATGTTTTGTTCTTTAAAACGCTATTTGATGAAAATGCTTCGAACCACCTTGCTATTGGCAGCCCATATTCAATTTGTCTTGAAGGTGGTAAAACAATGACCTCAGAGGAGCTTGTGAAGAATGGGTTCAATGAGAGTACAACACATGTTGATTTTATGATTGGTTCTGCTGATATGGACATCGACGGTATAACTTCTGACGGAACAAGAGAAGCAATTTTCCGTAAAGGAAACTGGGCATAGGTAACAATCAACACCTAGTTTAGAAATTTCTTATGGAACTAAAGGGTGTGACAATTGAAGATGTTTACAGATGGTATGAACTATTATGCATCTATATTAGATGAATAATATTGATGTAACGGGGATGATTGTTCAATTAGTTCAGTCTCTTTTTTACTAACAGGGCAGGGTAGATTAATATGGTTTTTATTGTTGTAATATTCACATTGTTATTAACCATACAGTATAAAACATTCAGGGGGAGATTTATATGCCATTAAAAGTAGGAGATATAATTACGTTTGAACGGACTTTTACAGTAAGGGATGTTGAATTATTTACTGAGATTTCAGGTGATGAAGGGATTCATCATATAACCCCAGATGAACAGGGAAGACTTGTAATTCAAGGGTTATTAACGGCAACTCTGCCAACAAAAGTAGCTGGAGATAATAACGTACTGGCTCGTAGTACGAATTTTGAGTTTTTAAGACCTGTGTTTACGGGAGATACAATAATATGTGAAGTTAAAATTGAAAAATACGAAATGCAAGAAAATAATAGAACAGCTTTTATTGCATCCTTTTTATGTAAAAATCAGAATGAAAAAGAAGTATTGAAAGGGGATGTTTCAGGAGTAATACTTTAAATTCTTTAAACTTTCTTCAACTAGTGCGTTAGTGAAAGAAGAATTTAGTCATTTTAGGGCTGAAGCCAACTTTTAGTTATTCCATTAAAGGGCGCTTATCCAGTATGGAGAGACCCAGTTAAGTGAGACAAGGAAAAAGCACCCCCTGAAACGTATTAGTAAACTAAACGATTTTGGAGGTGTTTTTCTTATGGGGAAAATAGTTCATTACCCTGAAGAAATTAACAAAATTTCAATATTGATTGTTGAAGACGATACAGATATAAGTAATATGATTTGTGATTTATTGGAGCAAAATGAATATGGCTCAAAGACTGCTTACTCATTGGGCACCTGAATGAGGTACTCAAACAGCTCACATGACAACTTCACGACCTCAAAACGGCTGAATGAAGTACTCAAAATACCGATTTAACAGTTTCTTTACTGTGTTGTTAAATTAATAGCAACTGCTTTTTATCCAGCTATTCTGCATTTGCGACAGAATCGTTATTTATTCGCATATGATTAGGGAGTGGAAACGCACTACCAATGAACGCTGCGCCAAGCATTGGTA from Bacillus sp. F19 includes these protein-coding regions:
- a CDS encoding SRPBCC family protein, with the translated sequence MNQNNATNKIATQVGEREIVITRVFDAPRDLVFDAWTKEEHLSKWWGPRGFTTTFQKFDMKPGGTWQFIMHGPDGVDYPNTNVFVAVVKPERIVIKHAVFPHFLATAIFEDLDGMTKLTYSTVFEENAAVFDKVKTYAVPGAEQTMDRLEEHLASMS
- a CDS encoding class I SAM-dependent methyltransferase, whose translation is MNKDKIIRTFDKQAKIYEKRRRKRSERKWREKLLSSARGKVLEVAVGAGANFHFYPQGVEVTAIDFSEGMLKKAKEAAIEEGIEAQFILSDVESLSFEDNSFDTVISTLSLCGYEDPMKILNSFNKWCKPDGQILLLEHGKSSNSMIGYFQTMLNPLNRKVAGCYLNRDMLHIVEHSNIHIERMEHYLTGAVHLVWAKPNKHISIQ
- a CDS encoding aminopeptidase — translated: MKDFYINLDRYAELAVKVGVNIQKGQTLVIKTTLNSIELVRLIVNKAYEAGAGDVVVDWRDDIVDRMRFEMANEEVFKTLSYWYAREKEELAEKGAAFMHIDSSSPDFLKGIPVERVSNFNKAKGKAMYPYSRYVQKDKISWTMIASPSADWAAKVFPDAPKEKQVDLLWDAIFRATRSNLEDPVKAWKEHVENLQEKTTYLNKKRYKMLVYEAPGTELTVELPKGHVWIGARNINPEGIEFISNIPVEEVYTAPLKTGVNGYVTSTKPLSYGGNIIDDFTLTFENGRIISVEAKKGEEILKNLIATDEGSSYLGEVALVPFNSPISQSNVLFFKTLFDENASNHLAIGSPYSICLEGGKTMTSEELVKNGFNESTTHVDFMIGSADMDIDGITSDGTREAIFRKGNWA
- a CDS encoding enoyl-CoA hydratase, whose translation is MPLKVGDIITFERTFTVRDVELFTEISGDEGIHHITPDEQGRLVIQGLLTATLPTKVAGDNNVLARSTNFEFLRPVFTGDTIICEVKIEKYEMQENNRTAFIASFLCKNQNEKEVLKGDVSGVIL